One window of the Chryseotalea sp. WA131a genome contains the following:
- the ssb gene encoding single-stranded DNA-binding protein: MKSLRNSVQLIGNLGKDPEVKEFSGSKKASFTIATSDSYKNAKGEKIEDTQWHNIVIWGKLADVAGKYLKKGSEVCVEGKLVHRNYETDKGEKRYITEINVNDLVMLGGKGK; encoded by the coding sequence ATGAAAAGTTTAAGAAACAGCGTGCAGTTAATCGGCAACTTGGGCAAAGACCCGGAAGTGAAAGAGTTCAGCGGAAGCAAGAAGGCTTCCTTCACGATCGCTACCAGCGACAGTTACAAAAATGCCAAGGGCGAAAAGATTGAAGATACTCAGTGGCACAACATAGTGATTTGGGGCAAATTGGCCGATGTAGCGGGCAAGTATTTAAAAAAGGGCTCTGAAGTGTGCGTGGAAGGCAAGCTGGTTCATCGCAACTACGAAACAGACAAGGGTGAGAAACGCTACATTACTGAAATCAATGTAAATGACTTGGTGATGCTGGGGGGGAAGGGGAAATAA
- a CDS encoding beta-lactamase family protein has protein sequence MKNYLLISTLLISFIGKSQTLTVGSPKENSMSPERLQRIDNLINEHIIKGQIPGAVVFIARNGKIVFHKAYGYSDIENKVSLKKDDIFRIASQTKAITSLAVMMLFEEGKFLLDDPLSRYVPEFKNPKVLSNLNWSDTTYSTVPAKGEITIRQLLTHTSGIDYASIGSQEFKAIYAKAKIPSGIGSSNMLLADKVKVLGGLPLKHHPGEQYTYGLNTDVLGYLVEVLSGQSLDQFFKTRIFQPLGMNDTYFYLPKEKHNRLVYLYQTKKGALSKMIEPTYDGSDPQYPKLEGRYFSGGAGLSSTTEDYAKFLQLFLNKGEYNGVRLLSRKTVELMLTNQIQPPLTNQFGLGFGLETDKNDYQSIVSLGSFSWGGAFNTHYWADPKEKLVGLIFTNMYASPVWNIGDKFKVMVYQGIGD, from the coding sequence ATGAAGAACTATCTATTAATTTCAACATTACTCATCTCATTCATTGGCAAAAGCCAAACATTAACTGTTGGCTCTCCAAAAGAAAATAGCATGTCTCCCGAGCGGCTTCAACGTATTGACAATTTGATAAACGAACATATCATCAAAGGACAAATACCAGGAGCTGTTGTGTTTATTGCACGCAACGGAAAAATTGTTTTTCACAAAGCCTACGGCTACAGCGACATTGAAAATAAGGTTTCGCTTAAAAAAGATGATATCTTTAGAATAGCCTCTCAGACAAAAGCCATCACCAGCCTGGCCGTGATGATGCTTTTTGAAGAAGGTAAATTTTTATTGGACGACCCGCTCTCGCGTTACGTTCCTGAATTCAAAAACCCAAAAGTATTGAGCAATCTCAATTGGTCAGATACCACTTACAGTACTGTTCCTGCAAAAGGTGAGATTACCATACGCCAATTGCTTACGCATACTTCAGGCATCGATTATGCAAGCATTGGAAGCCAAGAGTTCAAAGCGATTTATGCAAAAGCAAAAATTCCCAGCGGTATTGGTTCGAGCAACATGTTGCTGGCCGACAAGGTGAAAGTTTTAGGAGGGCTTCCTCTGAAACACCATCCGGGCGAACAATATACCTATGGCTTAAATACGGATGTACTTGGCTATTTGGTTGAAGTTTTATCAGGCCAATCACTTGATCAGTTTTTCAAAACCAGAATATTTCAACCGCTGGGTATGAACGATACCTATTTTTATTTACCAAAGGAAAAACACAATCGGCTCGTTTATCTTTATCAAACCAAAAAAGGTGCCCTATCTAAAATGATTGAACCCACCTACGATGGCTCAGATCCCCAATACCCAAAATTAGAAGGTCGTTATTTTTCTGGAGGTGCGGGGTTAAGTTCTACCACAGAAGACTATGCCAAGTTCCTTCAGCTATTTTTAAATAAGGGCGAATATAATGGTGTGCGTTTATTGAGCCGCAAAACAGTAGAGTTGATGTTGACTAATCAAATACAACCACCCTTGACAAATCAATTTGGGTTAGGGTTTGGATTGGAAACCGATAAAAACGACTACCAAAGTATTGTATCTCTCGGTTCGTTCTCGTGGGGAGGCGCATTCAACACGCACTATTGGGCCGACCCAAAGGAAAAATTAGTGGGGCTGATTTTTACTAATATGTATGCTTCGCCTGTTTGGAATATTGGGGATAAGTTTAAGGTAATGGTTTATCAGGGGATAGGGGATTAA
- a CDS encoding BatA domain-containing protein: protein MIFQYPSFLWALTALSIPIIIHLFNFRKTIRVYFSNTRFLRQINQENTQKRKLKQYLVLAARLLFIFFLVMAFAQPFLKATESISSPNLVSIYLDNSFSLSAPLNDKTRALDDAVERIQQLMEAFPADARYQLITNDFAPFSNSPKTKAEVLDFLSQVRFSGVGRSASEIVKRHNKNSTLFWFSDFQASTLGAAPKIDSVQQIRLIPIDYGKPNNVFVDSIRLENPFMIGGEKNSIHIRLRNDGEKLVEGLVVKLSINQKQVSATSINIEPQSFAEVVFDLSGAQAGRNRATISFSDYPISFDNEFYFTLNYAGKLNVMEIKQSSEPTFISKVFANQHLFNFSSYDIKNVNYSLFQQADLLVINGIDQINPSLASALASHRTSHHLLFVPGHKPDVNSYQRALNLPVQVVPDAKEFIALERPDWENPLFQNIVEEKSAALAMPVAKKNIDWGIERSALLKLKDGRPYLSQFGNLFVLSSPLDKSYTDFYQHALFVPFMYRLAASGKKQQEPLYYSLSSSQIVFHADSLSGEEPVKLVGSQEVVPAQRKSNGQMVMELPKFSLSPGFFAVNHGSDTLGWLAINTHQAESMLKCLSAAEVKQQWGGGSNISAVETSSPQAFGDQIKARYLGKPLWKFAIVLALAFLLAEVLLLRFLK from the coding sequence ATGATTTTTCAGTACCCTTCCTTTCTGTGGGCATTAACCGCGCTGTCCATCCCCATCATCATTCATTTATTCAATTTTCGAAAAACCATAAGAGTTTATTTTTCCAATACCAGGTTTCTAAGGCAAATCAATCAAGAAAATACTCAAAAGCGAAAGCTTAAACAGTATTTGGTGCTGGCCGCTCGTTTGTTGTTTATTTTCTTTTTGGTGATGGCTTTTGCTCAACCGTTTTTAAAAGCGACTGAATCTATCTCTTCTCCTAATCTAGTATCCATTTACCTCGATAATTCATTTAGCCTTTCGGCTCCCCTCAACGATAAGACCCGCGCCCTCGATGATGCCGTTGAGCGCATTCAACAATTGATGGAAGCTTTTCCGGCCGATGCCCGTTATCAACTAATCACCAACGATTTTGCGCCTTTCTCTAATTCTCCTAAAACAAAGGCAGAGGTGCTGGACTTCCTTTCGCAAGTCCGATTTTCGGGTGTGGGCCGCTCGGCATCTGAAATTGTAAAGCGCCACAACAAAAATTCTACGCTCTTTTGGTTTTCAGATTTTCAAGCTTCCACATTAGGGGCGGCACCCAAAATTGATTCTGTCCAACAGATTCGTTTGATTCCGATCGATTACGGGAAGCCCAACAATGTGTTTGTGGATTCCATCCGATTGGAAAATCCGTTTATGATTGGTGGCGAAAAAAACTCCATTCACATTCGGTTGCGCAACGATGGTGAAAAATTAGTGGAGGGATTGGTAGTCAAATTATCCATCAACCAAAAGCAAGTGTCGGCCACTTCCATCAACATTGAACCACAAAGTTTTGCAGAGGTTGTTTTTGATTTGTCGGGTGCCCAGGCCGGCCGCAACCGTGCCACTATCTCCTTTAGCGATTACCCCATCAGCTTCGACAACGAATTTTATTTTACTCTTAACTATGCTGGCAAACTTAATGTAATGGAGATCAAGCAATCATCTGAGCCCACCTTCATCAGTAAAGTTTTTGCCAATCAGCATCTTTTCAATTTTTCTAGTTACGATATCAAAAATGTAAACTACAGTTTGTTTCAGCAAGCTGATCTGTTGGTCATCAATGGCATCGATCAAATCAACCCATCGCTTGCCAGCGCATTGGCGAGCCACCGCACCTCGCATCATCTTTTGTTTGTGCCTGGCCACAAACCTGATGTAAATAGCTATCAGCGCGCTTTGAATTTGCCCGTTCAAGTAGTGCCCGATGCAAAAGAATTTATCGCACTTGAGCGGCCCGATTGGGAGAACCCCCTCTTCCAAAATATTGTGGAAGAAAAATCGGCAGCCTTGGCCATGCCTGTTGCAAAAAAAAATATCGATTGGGGGATCGAGCGCTCTGCGTTGTTAAAGCTCAAAGATGGTCGCCCTTATCTTTCGCAATTCGGCAATTTGTTTGTTCTCAGCAGCCCCCTCGATAAATCGTATACCGATTTTTATCAGCATGCGCTATTTGTTCCGTTCATGTATCGCTTGGCCGCTTCTGGCAAAAAGCAACAAGAGCCATTGTACTATTCGCTGTCGTCTTCTCAAATTGTTTTTCATGCCGATAGCCTTTCTGGCGAAGAGCCTGTAAAGTTGGTGGGCAGCCAGGAGGTGGTGCCGGCTCAGCGTAAATCCAATGGCCAAATGGTCATGGAGTTGCCCAAGTTCTCTTTGAGCCCTGGTTTTTTTGCGGTCAACCATGGATCGGATACACTCGGCTGGTTGGCCATCAACACCCATCAAGCGGAATCAATGTTAAAATGCCTTTCGGCCGCAGAGGTAAAGCAGCAGTGGGGCGGAGGCTCAAACATCAGTGCGGTAGAGACTTCGTCACCCCAAGCCTTTGGCGATCAAATCAAAGCGCGCTATCTCGGTAAGCCTTTGTGGAAATTCGCGATTGTATTGGCCTTGGCCTTTCTGTTGGCCGAAGTTCTTTTGCTAAGATTTTTAAAGTAG
- a CDS encoding DUF4199 domain-containing protein — protein sequence MSFLQNPIAKISLRNGAIAGVLGFAILLALYAIGKHPMLFQLFFDFRIILFGVFLSLTVKEIRDNYQKGIIYFWQGMIACLTFTIVFAFITSGLIWACCLVYKPFLSTYIVLAIEQMKAIPSDAIQQIGKEVYESNLNALPVTNGYNLAKHYFWQSFVISFFISIIISVILRRQPKNE from the coding sequence GTGTCTTTTCTGCAAAACCCTATCGCAAAAATCTCACTTCGCAATGGCGCCATTGCGGGTGTACTTGGCTTTGCCATCTTATTGGCACTTTATGCCATTGGTAAGCACCCCATGCTGTTTCAATTGTTTTTTGATTTTCGGATTATTTTGTTTGGTGTGTTTTTGTCGCTAACGGTAAAGGAGATTCGAGACAATTACCAGAAAGGTATCATCTATTTCTGGCAAGGAATGATTGCTTGCTTAACTTTCACTATTGTTTTTGCTTTTATTACCAGTGGACTGATTTGGGCCTGCTGCCTTGTGTACAAGCCTTTCTTATCAACTTATATTGTGCTGGCAATAGAACAAATGAAGGCCATCCCATCGGATGCTATTCAACAAATAGGAAAAGAAGTGTACGAAAGTAATTTAAATGCCTTACCTGTTACTAATGGGTATAATTTGGCAAAACACTACTTTTGGCAGAGTTTTGTCATCAGCTTTTTTATTAGCATCATTATATCCGTAATTTTAAGACGTCAACCAAAAAACGAATAA
- a CDS encoding SDR family oxidoreductase: MWNLQGKKALVTGGTKGIGLAIAKEFLELGAEVLVVARTTESIKGKVKNSANLFTMDGDVTDATFRKSLIDRVTLNWGKLDVLVNNVGTNIRKKFVEYTEEEYRKLFEVNLFSMVEISRLSHALLKKSNDASVINIASVAGSFDVQTGPPYGMTKAAIIQLTKHLAAEWAIDNIRVNCVSPWYIETPLTEAVLAQPERLKKILERTPLNRVGKPEEVANLVTYLAMDKASYITGQNIMVDGGLSVKGL, encoded by the coding sequence ATGTGGAACCTACAAGGAAAAAAAGCATTGGTAACGGGGGGCACCAAAGGCATTGGCCTCGCCATCGCAAAAGAATTTTTAGAGCTAGGCGCAGAAGTATTGGTGGTTGCACGAACGACCGAAAGCATTAAAGGAAAAGTTAAAAACTCCGCCAATCTTTTTACCATGGATGGCGATGTTACGGATGCCACTTTCCGAAAATCTTTAATTGATAGGGTAACATTAAACTGGGGCAAGTTAGATGTTCTTGTAAATAATGTTGGTACCAATATTCGCAAGAAATTTGTCGAATACACAGAAGAAGAGTACCGTAAACTTTTTGAAGTAAATTTGTTCAGCATGGTAGAAATTTCACGCCTCTCCCATGCTTTGCTAAAAAAATCAAATGACGCAAGTGTCATCAATATCGCTTCCGTTGCCGGGAGTTTCGATGTACAAACTGGCCCACCGTATGGCATGACCAAAGCGGCCATTATTCAATTGACCAAACACCTGGCAGCCGAATGGGCTATTGATAACATTCGTGTTAATTGCGTTTCGCCTTGGTATATTGAAACACCTTTGACCGAAGCGGTATTGGCGCAGCCAGAACGATTGAAGAAAATTTTAGAACGCACTCCGCTTAATCGCGTAGGTAAGCCTGAAGAAGTGGCCAACTTGGTTACCTACTTGGCTATGGATAAAGCCAGTTACATTACGGGGCAAAACATAATGGTAGATGGAGGATTGAGTGTAAAGGGACTTTGA
- a CDS encoding DUF2116 family Zn-ribbon domain-containing protein, whose protein sequence is MTKIDEKACLVCGEKIKGRADKKFCSDQCRVSYNNKLNSDETNYIRNVNNVLRKNRRILMEANPSGKTKMSREKLTQKGFDFNYFTNIYKTKEGTIYYYCYEQGYLPIENNWYLLVERKENF, encoded by the coding sequence ATGACCAAAATCGATGAAAAAGCCTGCCTGGTGTGTGGTGAAAAAATAAAAGGCCGAGCCGATAAAAAATTTTGTTCAGATCAATGCCGGGTGTCTTACAATAACAAACTGAACAGTGATGAAACAAACTACATCCGTAATGTGAATAACGTTTTACGCAAAAACAGACGCATATTGATGGAAGCAAACCCTAGCGGTAAAACGAAGATGAGCCGCGAGAAACTGACTCAAAAAGGATTTGACTTTAACTATTTTACCAACATTTATAAAACAAAAGAGGGTACTATTTACTATTATTGCTACGAACAAGGTTATTTGCCCATTGAAAACAATTGGTACTTGTTGGTCGAACGAAAAGAAAATTTTTAA
- a CDS encoding DUF4199 domain-containing protein, which translates to MEKTTTNESSLFQHAIKWGAIFGGASIALTILLYAIDYALLADWKMLLLLFVFLGLVIFSGINYRSQIGGFLPYGKAFLHGFTVFAILGVVSTLFTVVLYTVIDPELPTKLVDVSIENAQKMMESFKMPEDQIDKALEDAKKRSVDQFSVVGLFKGYAFGLILYAILSLISAIFVKKNQPVEF; encoded by the coding sequence ATGGAAAAAACAACTACAAATGAAAGTTCTTTATTTCAACACGCAATTAAATGGGGAGCCATTTTCGGTGGTGCGAGTATTGCACTAACAATTTTACTCTATGCAATCGACTATGCTCTTCTTGCAGATTGGAAAATGTTACTATTGCTTTTTGTATTTTTAGGATTGGTTATTTTTTCAGGCATTAACTACCGAAGTCAGATTGGTGGATTTTTGCCATATGGAAAAGCCTTTCTCCACGGATTTACTGTATTTGCAATTCTTGGTGTGGTTTCTACTCTTTTCACGGTAGTTCTTTACACCGTAATTGATCCGGAACTTCCAACAAAACTTGTAGACGTTTCAATTGAGAATGCTCAAAAGATGATGGAAAGCTTCAAAATGCCAGAGGATCAAATTGACAAGGCATTGGAAGACGCAAAAAAGAGGTCTGTAGATCAATTTTCTGTGGTTGGCCTCTTTAAGGGTTATGCCTTTGGTCTTATTCTTTACGCAATACTTTCTTTGATAAGTGCTATTTTTGTGAAGAAGAATCAACCAGTAGAGTTTTAA
- a CDS encoding biopolymer transporter ExbD → MNTKRPSPEVSTSSMADIAFLLLTFFLITTVIQNHQGILMILPAFSNESITAPVHDRNLFAIQINSANEFLIEKEPRENLDGVREEIQRFILNNGKDRSSSDSPKEAVVSLKTDRGTTYATFMAALDEIQAAYYEIYAERAGITPAAFRKLNLNDPKQLQIHNRAKEGIPMNISMAEPSKVN, encoded by the coding sequence ATGAATACCAAGCGCCCGTCTCCTGAAGTGAGCACCAGCTCCATGGCTGATATTGCATTTCTGTTATTGACGTTTTTCTTGATTACTACCGTAATTCAAAACCACCAAGGCATTTTGATGATATTGCCAGCGTTTTCAAACGAATCGATCACGGCTCCTGTACACGACAGAAATCTTTTTGCCATTCAAATCAATTCAGCCAATGAATTTTTGATTGAGAAGGAGCCTCGGGAAAATTTGGATGGCGTGAGGGAAGAGATTCAAAGATTTATTTTGAACAATGGAAAAGATCGCTCTTCATCTGATAGTCCAAAAGAAGCGGTGGTTTCGCTAAAAACGGATCGCGGCACAACCTACGCTACTTTTATGGCAGCACTTGATGAAATACAAGCTGCGTATTATGAAATTTATGCCGAGCGAGCAGGGATTACTCCGGCAGCATTTAGGAAATTGAATTTGAACGATCCCAAGCAACTGCAAATCCACAATCGGGCAAAGGAAGGAATACCGATGAATATATCGATGGCAGAGCCAAGTAAGGTTAATTGA
- a CDS encoding dihydroorotase: MKILIQSAKIISPGSPHHLKKRNVLIANGKIAEVGERKYSADKEIDADGMLLSIGWFDLGAFVGDPGLEHKEDIASLVRAAAAGGFTEVAVLPNTHPAVQTKNEIAYLTQGNANRLVQIHALANVTKNGKGEELTEMIDLHEAGAIAFTDGLKSVWHTDIFLKSLQYLQKFDGLLIDHPEDNWLNLFGQMHEGEVSTSLGLKGMPRLAEEVAVRKNLELLGYAGGRLHFSKVSTAKTIEMVRAAKKKGLNITCDITSYQPLMEDNLLVDFDTNYKLNPPLREKSDNEALIKGLNDGTIDVLTSGHLPQDEESKMVEFDMADFGITNLQTFASQLVLLSKSVDMEDLIAKVTVTPRQILKMEVPIIEEDSKANLTLFDPSAEWTFDASQNFSKSKNSPWLGQTLKGKVVAVFNNGKMKMEE; this comes from the coding sequence ATGAAAATACTCATTCAATCTGCCAAGATAATCTCACCGGGCTCACCGCATCATTTAAAAAAACGAAACGTGTTGATTGCCAATGGTAAGATTGCTGAGGTAGGCGAAAGAAAATACAGTGCCGATAAAGAGATTGATGCCGATGGTATGTTGCTCAGCATTGGCTGGTTTGATTTGGGCGCGTTTGTGGGCGACCCGGGTTTAGAGCACAAAGAAGACATTGCCTCGCTCGTGCGTGCGGCCGCGGCCGGGGGTTTCACCGAAGTAGCGGTGTTGCCCAACACCCATCCAGCTGTTCAAACCAAAAACGAAATTGCTTACCTCACACAAGGCAATGCCAACCGATTGGTGCAAATACATGCCCTGGCCAACGTTACCAAAAATGGCAAAGGCGAGGAGCTTACGGAAATGATTGACCTGCACGAAGCAGGTGCCATTGCCTTCACCGATGGACTAAAATCCGTTTGGCATACCGACATTTTTTTGAAATCGCTTCAATACCTTCAAAAGTTTGATGGCCTTCTCATCGACCACCCCGAAGACAATTGGCTGAACTTGTTTGGTCAAATGCATGAGGGTGAAGTGAGCACCTCGCTCGGGTTAAAAGGTATGCCTCGCCTTGCTGAAGAAGTGGCGGTACGCAAAAATTTAGAATTGCTTGGCTATGCTGGAGGTCGATTACATTTTTCAAAAGTATCTACTGCCAAAACAATCGAGATGGTGCGTGCCGCTAAAAAGAAAGGCTTGAACATCACGTGCGATATCACCAGTTATCAGCCTTTGATGGAAGACAATTTGTTGGTTGACTTTGATACGAACTACAAGCTTAATCCGCCCTTGCGCGAAAAAAGCGACAACGAAGCCTTGATAAAAGGTTTGAACGATGGCACCATTGATGTGTTGACAAGCGGCCATTTGCCACAAGACGAAGAAAGTAAAATGGTGGAGTTTGATATGGCCGATTTCGGTATCACCAATCTGCAGACGTTCGCTTCGCAGTTGGTCTTACTTTCCAAATCGGTAGATATGGAAGACTTGATTGCAAAAGTAACGGTTACCCCACGACAGATTTTAAAGATGGAAGTACCCATCATTGAAGAAGATTCCAAAGCCAACCTCACACTGTTTGACCCCAGTGCCGAATGGACATTTGATGCAAGCCAAAACTTTTCGAAGTCAAAAAACTCACCTTGGCTGGGGCAAACGTTGAAGGGCAAGGTCGTAGCAGTTTTTAACAATGGTAAAATGAAAATGGAAGAATAA